A genomic stretch from Malus domestica chromosome 15, GDT2T_hap1 includes:
- the LOC103424935 gene encoding subtilisin-like protease SBT6.1 isoform X2, producing MLSVSVLLLTQRFMLFVCLQMHSLLQVSYTSWFLDAFNYAIATNMDVLNLSIGGPDYLDLPFVEKVWEITANNIIMVSAIGNDGPLYGTLNNPADQSDVIGVGGIDYSDHIASFSSRGMSTWEMPHGYGRVKPDVVAYGRDIMGSKISTGCKSLSGTSVASPVVAGMVCLLVSVIPVSNRKDILNPASMKQALVEGAAKLSGPNMYEQGAGRVDLLESYEILKSYQPRASIFPSTLDYTDCPYSWPFCRQPLYAGAMPVIFNATILNGMGVIGYVESPPTWHPSDDVGNLLSIHFTYSEVIWPWTGYLALHMQIKEEGAQFSGEIGGNVTLRVYSPPALGETDIRISTCVLQLKLNIVPTPPRSKRVLWDQFHSIKYPPGYIPRDSLDVRNDILDWHGDHLHTNFHIMFNMLRDAGYYVETLGSPFTCFDALRYGTLLLVDLEEEYFQEEIEKLQDDVLNSGLGLVVFSEWYNVDTMVKMRFFDDNTRSWWTPVTGGANVPALNDLLAPFGIAFGDKILNGDFSINGEHSRYASGTNIVRFPRGGYVHKFPFMDTSESGATQNVLRTPEMTTADSPILGLVEVGEGRVVVYGDSNCLDSSHMVTNCYWLLRKILDFTGGNIKDPVLFSNSVKQSSPLHIEDNQLPSRRTDVNFSTYSSVVGKELMCGNDSVFEIWGTKGYSSQVRGTNRRLPGYSVVDLDRGLNSTADTSNSKRTKLSVESRSDPLGYLGLFYGDELDMPVLVPTHWLVPAIILVTGLLVFLSFWRIRQKRRRRRKGSGSGRYSNL from the exons CTTATTGCAGGTATCATACACATCATGGTTCCTTGACGCATTCAACTATGCAATTGCGACCAATATGGATGTGCTAAATCTGAGTATAGGTGGACCTGATTACTTGGACCTCCCATTTGTAGAGAAG GTTTGGGAAATAACGGCAAACAACATAATTATGGTTTCGGCAATTGGAAATGACGGACCGCTTTACGGAACTCTAAACAATCCAGCAGACCAAAGTGATGTCATTGGCGTTGGTGGCATTGACTACAGTGATCACATTGCTTCTTTCTCGTCACGTGGCATGAGTACATGGGAGATGCCTCATGG TTATGGTCGGGTGAAGCCAGATGTTGTTGCATATGGACGGGACATCATGGGATCCAAGATCAGTACGGGCTGTAAAAGCTTATCGGGCACAAGTGTGGCAAGTCCTGTGGTTGCTGGTATGGTATGTCTTCTTGTCAGTGTTATCCCTGTGAGCAATAGGAAGGATATATTAAATCCAGCAAGCATGAAACAAGCACTGGTTGAGGGTGCTGCGAAGCTTTCTGGTCCGAATATGTATGAGCAGGGTGCAGGCAGGGTTGATCT GTTAGAATCATACGAAATCCTCAAGAGCTACCAACCTCGTGCCAGCATCTTCCCTAGCACTCTCGATTATACAGATTGCCCTTACTCTTGGCCCTTCTGTCGTCAGCCCCTTTATGCAGGTGCCATGCCTGTTATCTTTAATGCTACCATTCTAAATGGAATGGGTGTAATAGGCTACGTTGAAAGTCCACCCACATGGCATCCTTCGGATGATGTAGGGAATCTTTTAAGCATTCACTTTACGTATTCTGAAGTTATTTGGCCTTGGACTGGTTATTTAGCTCTTCACATGCAAATTAAGGAAGAAGGTGCACAATTTTCTGGAGAGATTGGAGGCAATGTTACTCTTAGGGTGTACAGTCCTCCAGCTCTAGGAGAGACGGATATTCGGATTAGTACTTGTGTGCTTCAGTTGAAATTGAATATTGTCCCAACTCCGCCAAGATCGAAACGGGTTTTGTGGGATCAGTTTCACAGCATTAAATACCCTCCAGGTTATATCCCCAGAGATTCTTTGGATGTTCGTAATGACATTCTTGACTGGCATGGGGATCACCTGCATACGAATTTTCACATTATGTTCAACATGTTACGAGACGCTGGGTATTATGTCGAAACACTCGGTTCGCCATTTACTTGCTTTGATGCTCTCCGGTATGGGACACTTCTTCTTGTAGATCTTGAAGAAGAGTACTTTCAGGAGGAGATTGAAAAGCTGCAAGATGATGTACTTAATTCTGGACTGGGATTAGTGGTGTTTTCTGAATGGTATAATGTGGATACAATGGTGAAGATGAGATTCTTTGATGATAACACACGGAGCTGGTGGACTCCAGTCACTGGTGGCGCAAATGTTCCAGCATTGAATGACCTTTTAGCTCCGTTTGGGATTGCATTTGGAGATAAGATTCTGAATGGTGATTTTTCTATTAATGGTGAGCATAGTCGATATGCATCTGGAACGAATATTGTGAGGTTTCCACGAGGTGGTTATGTGCACAAGTTCCCTTTCATGGATACCTCTGAGAGTGGGGCCACTCAAAATGTACTTCGGACTCCTGAGATGACCACG GCAGATTCTCCCATTCTTGGTCTTGTTGAGGTGGGTGAAGGTCGTGTTGTAGTCTATGGAGACTCTAACTGTTTGGACAGCAGTCATATGGTGACAAATTGTTATTGGCTCTTGAGGAAAATATTAGATTTCACCGGTGGAAACATCAAAGACCCCGTGCTTTTCTCAAACTCGGTTAAACAAAGTTCACCTTTACATATAGAAGACAACCAATTACCGTCTCGTAGAACTGATGTGAATTTCTCTACATATTCTTCTGTTGTGGGAAAGGAACTGATGTGTGGGAATGACTCCGTGTTTGAAATCTGGGGGACTAAAGGTTACAGTTCACAGGTGAGGGGAACAAACAGAAGACTACCGGGTTATTCCGTGGTTGACTTGGATAGAGGTTTAAATTCTACAGCCGATACTTCCAATTCAAAACGTACCAAATTGAGTGTGGAAAGTAGAAGTGATCCTTTGGGATACTTGGGCCTGTTCTATGGGGACGAG CTTGACATGCCTGTGTTAGTTCCTACTCATTGGCTTGTTCCTGCGATCATTCTTGTAACTG